Genomic DNA from Mus musculus strain C57BL/6J chromosome Y, GRCm38.p6 C57BL/6J:
gtaaagaacatccctccatggcttctgcatcggctcctgctttctgacctgcttgagttccagtcctgacttccttggtgatgaacagcagtatggaagtgtaagccaaataaaccctttcctccccaacttgcttcttggtcatgatgtttgtgcaggaatagaaaccctgactaagacagtacccaacacaggaaaacaaacattttttttcaatcctataagtttacatttctgtactttgtgatttttttttaatttaagtgatatttgacaccagagtatagacatagatatgtaggtcaccaagaaatttgataaagtacacagtaggattggctagagctttgtaaacaacctttccaaactttttggatccatcatctctggtgtactgcacccaggaacctattaagaagtcattgtcatcacctgatctcgccttagccagaggggtctctggaatgatgtggaggttaccttccttgtagtcatccaggagctgatagacgtagaggaccagatccttcttgtaggaaatgtaaaaatagtcctgtaagaatggcacctgggatagcaccatcccactccagttgtcctcagagccatctttcccctcaaatttgtgttgtacctctctgccaaccagggcgctGGAGAgttggacatccctcacctgaggaaaaactacattgtgaggcaagaccttaagatttaaaatcctctcatcgctgtggagctcctgtccgtagacactgtcaattccgtcatacttcaccaaataaagagaagggtttgtttgcagttgacctagaatgatggccttccaatgggtgacaggctcattaccttccttccacccgtgagaaattctgcagccaacaatattccccagtgcctgggaagaaggcttccccctattcttcttcttgagtgatgtcatgctcagactcttcagaggtattgtcttctacctggctgtagaccttttgtggtagatcacactgtcttgtggcttccattctcttcaaatatcatacttgcccattgcctgggactgaagatcttgcccatttaaaccagacacaatgctgttgcctctgtcatatatatgagttcctgatgggcaatggttatgggttgggagtgaatgctggaccaagactcttctctaagagaacttctgagcaggtgaagaagactaggctaaacagttttgagctcctaaaattaattttataaaaataagaagttaataagtcagccatggtggtacacacatttaatcccagaactcagaaggcaaggacaggcagatttctaaattagagaccagcctggtctacaaagtgagttccagtgcagccagtgctatagagaggaaccctgtctcaacaacaacaacaacaacaagtaaaagaaaacaaacgaaaatcaaacgaaagacaaacaaaacagaaatacaaacaaaaaataacaaaacaaacaatcaaatggagaagttaataggaagtggtggtgacccaccCATAACTTTAGTCATAGtaatcaagaggcagagcaaggcagaccttagtgagataaaggctagtctggtctacacagtgagtttcctgacagccaaatctaaacatatagaaactcaaacaaaattaaccaagcaagcaaacaaacaaacagacaaagaaacaaagaaactagggaaacaaggaaataaaaaatagtgtaattaacactagagctcagaataacatactcagatcaacatttatttcttcagccctgattTAATCTgcctctgatgaggatcctctccttgaatttctatgtcaatttaggtggtgctatgactattacccccaatgatcaagaagaagagagagaaaaaaaaaaaaaggccaggtggGTCACCATGAATCTCTTGTAcgtgtaagctctgagctaagtgcctgcattcacaaatatcttcccagggacacagcacaccactgtccttctttattgtttctcctgacccagcttcagaattatttgatgaagccattgcatcactgaactcaagaacaactcaacaagtcaaggcaatatcagccatttagaactaatatcttctaacgtgcacatggacaaagaggagctttggcattttagtggaattgtgatctagatattgttagcaaggataataaattcaggacataaactaacctagaccattcatctccctagctaataaacatggggaaagtagaatgtacagtaactcactgtagtagagaaaatttttagctttctgtagctatgagggtcccaattacttcataaatgtacttacccatagaaaaatatcctagtcgtcaagattctttctcctgatacagaccaggcaccaaaagcctgtgggaaaaaatgacctagCTTTGACataccactgtgaagatagtgaactcaccttcaatggattctagcgcctccaagtggaatagatgcgcaatctccagccagtgctctatGACATCACACTAGTTcaacttacatcatagaacccctctcaggctggttccttccctagttacactcacaaactttcagcatctcgactttaccttttcatatggcctgctaaaaataataaatgaaatcccaactgaaaggcctgatgatctgagtaatattctgccaaagaatttcaccctagcattgtttttattgtttggttgttggatttttatttgtttggtttgtgttttgttttgtttcatttttgtttttattttcgttcagAGAAAGTCTTCgatttctgacttgacaacacccatggtggttatttttcatgttccaaccttttcCTTGGTTATcattaagctgtgcttcttatcataaatattgccagactctttgaggcagcacactggatagcacaccaattttcactttatgaaaacccacagttagaggaggactatttttatgcaaaaaaagcaggaatttgacagggttaaatgacatgtattgaaagcaatggcaatcatgaattatggattctttggaaagtaagaggacaacatagatcttgggcatgcttacaaagttgtgataaaattaaaaaaaaaaacctgatatctcccagtcatattttaaaggtttttaaaatttaccagcaattctgattataaggaatttcatagattaaattcAGTacaacaggatgaaatagatgaggtaattttacttttgaaatatgtgtagacagaatactggacacaggtaagtataaaatttacttacaaattagaggacactttaattgttcataccacatagatcttcagttcttcaaaaaaaaaatccttttcagtacattccacggtccccaccacaccctgtacatcctcttcataggatatgacactatccatagagagccaaatccttcaaaaacagtcatcaaaaaaaaaatcattccttaaggtgtggccacaggccaatgtgatggaggatctttatctgagattctatcttcccaggttgatctaagttcacaaaaaaaaaaaaaaaaaaaaaaaaaaaaactaagaaggacctctacatatccatatcgtcaatattgattgcctcactgtatgaaacatacatgctatggagtgattttagatgtcaaatACTgtatgaatgccttaaaaatgagagacagaaagagagagagagagagaatagagagagagagagagagagagagagagagagagagagagagatattaatatatttctcatctatgtgtattagtgcagggcttttttttttttttcaaaaaactggatggaacggtaaaatactatatattaggttagacaagtataACTCAAAATaacaatttgaaaatataaatttaataagggacattaaaaaataggaggtattttggaagagtaagcgcagcagcagggggggagatctgatagcaatggaggatattgGGGtcgatgaagatggtaaaaggacactataaacctgtgcaaaggttcacagaaaaggcctgcgacttgtacacttaaaaaacactggtataaagtaacagagtccaaataatattttgattaatttggggaatTTATTTTCAAgccactataaaatgtatttgtatttttcaactcacgtgtggttcttgctatgttgaacatgatatgggtgacagcatatggtaaggtgcttcaatgtttgtgtatcatttatcatcaaatgcacatgtaacTCAGTGAGCTGCTAGGCTATCACaaggaaggaggtatctaaagatcttaagtgtacatgacgtagggagaataatggccccacactactatagatgttgaaataatcctatgtctttccccaaaataattttctgaagattaatccccaggtgtgaatatatttggaagaaattgaatcggtcaggagggatatgacctacatataaaaataatttaataatgctgtttagaaaaggtttaattatgaaagggagtttggttccctcttttctctttctagcccattggatcccactgtgatgacatcatctcacaagaattctttcatttgctgatggtgtgttcatcattgaatatgcagactcctgaaaagagtcatacaaaatatgcttcattatatactagacaattagtgtcattttgtttggcaatatgATTATTGCCAAATTGTATGGCAATATgattaatatataaatgtatgattatgcctcagaatcatgagcaactgggccatatgcgAAATACAATTactatatttctgctgactgaagatccgATGGGTTAaatgttatcatgtgtgctgttcatgagaggaagcagcatagatggtgagtatagatcagagaggaacatccaataaggacactatgtaaggaaccctaggaagagcaccatcactgcttttagctagtagacatatttttagaatccccactttctattgtggaaaagaaaactgtattactctaatttactaagtatggtcatttgatacatcagtgatcatcaccaaggtgaaaaGGTTTTGACataagtttggggactcagaagaagcctgttctgggaaaacccattgccttcaaagtacggagacttctgatcagcaacactggataaacagtctacattggcagcagtagccccattgtgtccaaattagtgcttttcaaaccatggaatgagactcctctgagtgttaaaacaaccctttcacaagtgtcacatatcatatatcttgtttataagatatatactttacaattcatgactatagtaaaattatatttatgaagtttcaatgaaataacattgttgtggagctgtatattaaagattcacaacattttgaagattgaggaccactagtcctgacttctctaaagcatgcctgtcactatgggctggaggaataatcccctttattcaatcaggcaaacgcagaaaaatcaaaacactatcCAATAGTTattaaagttaaacatctattgtaccacagtcgataggcagggcatgctggcatattagacaaatgagatcaaaatgaaaatcactgtgaccaaatgagaagcagaggagaataaccagtaccctagtggtgacataagtgggtattagcccagacacttagaatacccaagatacaagatataatcttcaaaacatatgaaacttaaggagattgaagaccaaaatgctgacactgtgccccttcttagaattgggaacaaaacacccatggaaggagttacagggacaacctttggagctgagacaaaaggatggaccatgtagagactgccattcctagggatccatcccataatcagcctccaaacactgacaccattgcatatactggcaacattttgctggaaggacccagatttagttgtctcttgtgaggctatgccatggcctagcaaacacagaagtggatgctcacagtcagctattggatgaatcacagggacagaaatggaggaggtagagaaggtacccaaggagctaaaggggtctgcaatcccataagtggaacaacaatatgaactaaagaaaccccccagagctcatttttctagcagcatatcagagctcatgtttctagctgcagttgtatcagaagatggactagttggtcatcattggaaagagagccccatcagtcttgcaaactttatatgccttagttcaggggtatgccagggacaagatgtggtggtgggggttgaggtgggtatggggggaatttagggatagtattggaaatgtaaatgaaaaaacacctaattaaaaacaaaaatgaggaaaccattgtcagaaccaccaacaagaattttaaataactgccctaaagtctggatttagaattccatgagaatcttccaaaacaaaagaaaatgcagaatcttgctgaagtaattggagaaacaagagaaaagcaaaggagaattcatcacataaaaacagacagaagaagtaggagttaaagacatatttgggcaagatgaatagtgaagtagagattagagcaagcagaaaggactgaggagatagctcactgcttaggcccactgattgcttttgcacaggaccagggttcaatttctaacacccacatggttgttcacaaccacctgcaattctagttctagacgatctgatgacctctttggacaacacacacagacacacacagacacacacacacacacacacacacacacacacacacacatcacacacatacactcacccaaagagaaaaaaaatcttttagaaaacaactatacaaacaaaaaggagtcaagtatagttttat
This window encodes:
- the Gm20826 gene encoding predicted gene, 20826; its protein translation is MTSLKKKNRGKPSSQALGNIVGCRISHGWKEGNEPVTHWKAIILGQLQTNPSLYLVKYDGIDSVYGQELHSDERILNLKVLPHNVVFPQVRDVQLSSALVGREVQHKFEGKDGSEDNWSGMVLSQVPFLQDYFYISYKKDLVLYVYQLLDDYKEGNLHIIPETPLAKARSGDDNDFLIGSWVQYTRDDGSKKFGKVVYKALANPTVYFIKFLGDLHIYVYTLVSNIT